The nucleotide window TTCCctgttaatttatttattttcaaaactagccttctcctttcatgaaaagttgttacttttatgaaaaagttgtgacttttatgaaaggttgtaacatttatgaaatgttgtgatttttatgaagagttgcgacttttatgtaaagttgtgacttttatgaaaggttgtgacttttccgaatggttgtaacttttcctaaaagttgtgacatttccgataGGACACAAcaagcatttgttcacactactctTTATTGTctaaaaatagaggaatttcctctcattttaaaacaacaaaaattttgaactacttcttcttcttctagacaattaaatatttgtgtactttgctcctttAAACTTAGGGTACTAGAGtggaataattttcttaaggagACATTGTGCATTCACTAGGCTCGATCTTTTCCattatgtttcattttattgttACAAATCGTGGTAtgttttttacagtcattaatttaggCTTAgattattaattgttgttttttactacatgttttaaactttgttgtttatgtttctgcaaagttattgTTAGTACTGATTAAACAACAAATGTTAATTAAGTATTCAaacaagttttctctactgcAATTGTTAaaggtacaataaaaaaaagtgacatttccgataagacacaaaaaacatttgttcacactactctTTGTTGTcttaaaatagaggaatttcctctcattttaaaacaacaaaaaaattgaacttattcttcttcttcttccctttctaataaaaaatttcGGCTCAGCCCGGGAAAGCGCTGGCAACAACTGAAAGGAAGGGGTGTATGTAGCTGTTGTGTCCGCCCCCTTCTTAGTCAATGGGGCACATCAGGTTTGACATCTACTACAAAAGAGAGAATCCACTTCAGATAACCACGTCTCTGCTAGGCAGCGTGTGGAATGGCCGAGAGCGGACCTTTTTGGTCTTCTAGACAATTAAAAAATTTTGTACTTTGCTCCTTTAAACTTGGGGTACTATAGtggaataattttcttaaggggacattgtgcattcaCTGGACTCGATTTTTTTCattctgtttcattttattgttacagatcctggtattTTTTTGACAGTCATTAATTTAggcttatattattaattgttgttttttagtaaatgttttaaactttgttgtttatatttctgcaaagttattattataagtatttgttagtactaattaaataacaaatgtTAATTCAATATTCAAACAATTTTTCTCTTCTGCAATTGTTCAAGGTACAATAAAAAAAGCCCTGACATATctctaatttcttcatcaacaacaTCACTCCTTCACATACAAGGATGAGATTTCGTGTTCTTTAGAAAATCCTTTGAGAGTTGAAAACTTTGCATGcccatattttttggtttttatgttgttggtatctatttttactaaattgtATCAGTGGATATTATCAATACTTTAAGGATTTAGAGTTGATTGAAgtgttagtcaatttttttgagGTATGTTATTTCAAAACATAGTAACTTTTCTGGTTAGAATGATTTGTTATCATCATAGGATAACTCACAGTTTACCCcatttaatgtttttttctattttgttgtcTCCTTAAAAATGTATTGATTACTTTTCGTTTGGGATGTATATTATCTCACTTGGACAAACTTTCgtccttttaatgtttttctttttttccctttacaGTCTattcttctaaatttttttggtgtgagttatgactattttcggcaaacttaatttgaaaaatatgaaacaaaacctactctaaataaaaataatatcttaaGCTACAAAAGATGTGTCTATTACATAGATTTGTTGTATTTCATGTCCCAAGTCATTGTTGAGCATTTGAGTTATCCAtgagtttaaaatatttctttaatttttaattttttaatgttcgaGAAAATTTCTTTAATATGAGTCTAGAATCCAACATTTTGATCTACTTGTACTTTCATAATGCAacattatacatacatatttatgAAAAAGTCATAAAGTTGCATTGATAAAGCATCTAGAAGGGCCTTCAGAGCAGCAgtttaatgaaaaatgaatttcttaaagggtcaacaatattattttgctgttgtttcaaatttatttttctccttctataaattttgtttaacAAAGTAATAATAACGAAAAGTTGTGAACGTGTGACCTCAGACAAGTAAAAATTctctaagaaaatttatttatgttgttgtgttgtaaatattttaacggtcttaacttatttataattaatattgattattgaaaactttcacataatttttttttctgcaaGGATTtattctaacaaaaaaaattactagattctatatttttcatgtacaaaaaaaatagtaaaagtgaTGTTTAATCGCtacataaaaacatcactcaATTTTAATAAGACAATTAtattatcaaacatatattatgataaattatgtaaaagataaaattattagatatcaagatatttttagtcattcattatttatttacaattaTTGAGATAAGTGATAATgacaaatcatttattttttgttgcttAAAACCTatgaaatttactttttttttcttataacagTCGATTATTGGAAAGGTTGTTCAAAAGCTTAGAAAGATATTCGCGCGGATAAATTACCTAGTTCTCCATATAATTTGGGGATAAGGGTCtaaaaaataccccaactttggtcgaatttgttgttgcgatactaaactttcatgaggacctattacctccctagactgtTTAATACCctattttttaccccctaaactatttaatagtgtattttaaaggtatatatgtgcccacatggacatattactatttataattttgcattattttttatgtccacgtgggcaaatatatatgtttaaaataaggtattaaatagtctagggaggcaataggtcctcatgaaagtttagtatcgcaaagcaaattcgaccaaagttagggtatttttcagacccttatccctataatttgaaataattacatattgtgTCACTAATTAGTACTCAATTTGTCTCTAATTACTcgtccatttttctttttttagttgtccctaattacttgtccattttgacaaatcaagaaaggacaatatttttttactattataccctcaattaattactataaaaaaaaattagaatttcttgaaactcttccacttcataattaataagggtaaaatggtaaattcactatgtcaattattgttttcttaataggtgtgtcaatttaaaagtgaacaagtaattaggaacagaggAAGTACTTTTAtaccaaatttcaaattaaatacaGTACATGTATTTTTGATATCATATACACtctgaaataaaaataaatagggaGAAAGGCAAGCGAGATGCAGTGACAAGGAGACAAGCGAGAAAGTCAGtatatctcagatacatgtgaatcacactagatatatatatatccggGATACTAGATACAAGCGAgagggagagaggcaagcgatgTAGGAGAGATGTGAACGAGAGAGTTAGTATGTCCAAGATACATGTAAAATCACTTGAATACAATGTTTCAAGAACAAACTGCACATATTTTTGACCTCATATATCTGAGTAGATTATACATGTAAGATCGAAATTTGACACGAATAGTAATTGTAAAAACTTATGAGAATGCACGTGATTAGACCTTAAGGTAGTAAAATTTGTGTAGTTTGCATCAAATTTTATTCGTGATAGATACACTTTTACTTTGAGTGTATCTCCTAGTTTGTGTCCTATCTTAATTATTACATCAGATATTTTTACTAGTATATAAGTAGAGAATAACCCAATTTATAAgaatgttattttcttcttttccctttagtatttttctcaaaataattattagaaataatttgaCCAGTAAAATTTTGCGTTTGATTAAAACAAATTGTATGTTTTCATCCAATGTCTATTATCTATCCTCATTGATGCCcacattaatttaaatttgtccCGATTCCCAGTTCCattaaaaacatattataaaatttagtttttatttttatatgtattactttactatataagaagagggaataagtattcaccacaagtcaacatgtgttttactatataagaagagggaataagtattcaccacaagtcaacatgtgttccaataagaagagggaataaccaatatatttataaaaagaaatgacatataaaataaaatggagagaatattggtttttcaaaatggaaaaggacaaaacacatataaaattaaaagacatttaaaaaaaagttcgtttaactctcaaacataaaaagtaacatatgttattaaaaactttaataaaaagtactataatttacaataaataataacttaaaatatctacaaaacaacaaaaaaaagactaatttttgtactgcttctgtcacataaattacgattgggatgattttaaaattttaattttggttatacattataaaatagccgaaaaattgaatgatataatttttttaaaaataaccgaatgaatcgtcctatcgataaccataatgttacttctactctgtttatttttacttaaatttagaaagatatgcttcatttctaccctcaatcttatcgctacatttatttgctatttaaaattgaaattaaaaagacaaatgacaaataagtttctatattagctcacttatgagaaaaatatattataacaatctttactaattttataacaatacataaactatactccctccgtcccatattagatgggcactttcaactttacacggtgattcagaaatcattaatacattggtagacttcaccattttgccctttgtttatatcaatgcacattgaaatgagttacacaaaatacacatacaatataggaatggtcattttaattgtaggagtaaaatggaaaagaattaattaattctatccgAATTTAATAAGTgctaaaataatatgaaaaaaatatttttagtaagattctcatctaatatTGGACGAAGAGAGTAACAAcataactttattaatgttggCCCGGGCAGCGACCGGGCTTTCTTTACTAGCATACTAGTAAACGTGAATGATATAAACTTTAATTCTTCATGGTGggaaaaacaaaaggaaacgGTTCAAGTAGTAAACACCCTCCACCTCCAACGTAAAGCTAATCATACCTCACATTCCatcataaaatataaacagtAGCAGCAGAAAAAAACTGACAACTAAAAACTCACAATAACTATTGGCAATCCAAAACATATTTATAACAAAAACACAAAGCTATTCAAACAGCTTAATCTGCAATCCaagtcaaataaaaaacaaaagaagaagcaaaatgTTCAAGGAGTTATGATGGAAGGACATGAGAATTCTACTTGACAGCAACAGCTAGTTCTTCAGCTCATGTATCGCAGCGAGGCTGTTTGTGTAAGGTATGAATCTTCTCTTCGGATTTAGTTGTCCTGGAGTCATAAAAGTCTCAACCTTCTGCCCACTCAGGTAATAAAGATATATCCTTTCAGTTGTGCAGATCACCACAATGTCATCACCACAGTTTATGCAGGGTAATACGCTGCACAACACAGTACCATTGTCAATAAAGGGATCTTCCTCCAGTGTTTGGCGAGACTTCTTGTGTCCAAGATTTATGCAGACACTGTGATTCAGACTCATGTCCATTCCTCCGTATATATCTAACATAAAAACATCCCCACAATCGTTGTAAACAGTTACATAGGATAGCTCATCCTTTACCTGAGTCAAGGCACCATATCTCCCAGGTGGAATAGGCACACGTAGAACTGCAGCGACCTCATTTTTCACATCAAATGCTAGCACACCATTTGATGTTGTACTCCAGTACGCCATCCCCTTCATATATAATCCCCCACCAACAAGAGTTGTATCTTCCAACTCAAGACACTCTGAAGAAGAGCGACTCCAGGAATTTGATTGAGACGAGTAAATCTCAAAGAACACAACTGGTTGATCAAGAAGAGGGACAGCAGCGACAAGGTGAAAATACGATTCAATATTACCCTGAGGATCAAACGCAAGAATGACAGCTGGATCAGATCCGTGATAATATTGATGAGGAGGGATACGTTTCCAATCTTCGGTCAGAGGATTGCAAACGTAATAACTCTCCAACCCCTGGCAAAGGAGCAACCCGCTGCTAGAACTGAGAACTTTAATCCTTTCAGGCAAAAAACCCAGGGAAGGATTGGGGATACCATTCGCAGAATGGTCCAGAGACGAGAAATTAGGATCAGATTGGAAATCCACATCCACAACTTGATAAAAGTAGCCTGAAAGTTTCTGGAATGAAGTGCTTTGCTGGTATGCTAATAACGGACAAACTATCCAATGATTCCATTCATTGGACACTGCCCGAAACTTCATCAATGATTTACCAGGAAGGAAAGGCAATACATGTTTCATAGCCACATCTTTGATCTCCATGTCTTCTCTCCTAATGTAGTCTGCAGGTAATTTTGATACTTCATTCCATTCCTGCTTATAAGCAACAGCCTTGAAGTCGTCATCTGGAACCTGCAATCCAAGACAAAAGAGCTATTGTAATCAGATGAAAGAGATATATGCATATCAATTACAGCTCAAACTCATATTAGTTGGTGTCAGTCCCATGAAACATTTATTTCTACTCCTCTCTATTTAGGTTGGGCCCTTTCAACAAGTTCACTTACAAAGGCTCATTTAAATAGTGTATTCATCaacatttctcaaaaaaataatgaaaataacgGAAAGACAAACAAGAGAGTATAGAAAGTGCAAGATCTAAAGAAGCAGCTTCTCAAAAATATAGGGGAGTTCAAATTGCCCATATAATTACattgtgaaaataaaaaaaatggatttggaaTAAGATGAGTTCAAATGAAGCAAAATGAATAGTAATTTTCATCCATCCAAGTAATTGTTGGTTGTGTAACCTTAGATATGTTTCACTATTGCAGAACTATCGATCAGAAGAAAAAACGACCATTCTTCTATGATAAAAAGGTTATCGGAAACAAACTCTCTATCCAATAAAggtaggggggggggggagggggagagggggtaaggtctgcgtagaTCCTACCTTCCCCAAATCCACTTGTGGGATtccactgggtatgttgttgttgtactgaATTAAATAAGTTTCAGTATTGTTATTCATATAAAACGAATAAAAATACTCAAAAATAGGAGAGGAAGAAAACCATACCTTGTGAGTCCCACAATCCTGTTGTTGAATAGCTGGAGAAAATTCCTCAGCATCAGCCATGATATTATTCTCAAACTCATCAGAGCTAATAGTCATCATGTTGTCCTTCAATGAttccatttaattttttctgCCCAAAAAACACGGTGTTAGTGACAATGGAAAATTTAAAGCATAAACTCCCTCAAAGTATACTTATGAACAATCAAAAGAAAGACAGCCTAATCCACTCTAACAAAGTGTTTTAGTATGCGAGAAATTAGGATCTCAGAGAAGGAGTAGATGAGGTACACTCTAGACTCTACTTCATAGATCACTAATCATCAATATCAAAAGAAGGAAAGACATTTCACTATACTTAAAATCATAGATTTTGAAATGTAAATCTCCCAATCACCATTTAACAATTCATCTCCTTGGTAACTGTGCTTCGAAGAAATCAAATTATCAACAATCAAGAAATTTCACAATACTGAAAATCCAGCAACCATTGATTTAGAAAAGTAAATCTTCCATAAAGAAGGAATTTTGAAACAAAGAGTCAAAAGGCAATTAAATAAGTCATTCACGCAGATCATATCATAAAATCTGAGTAAAATCCGAcagttcatatatataattcttgGTCAATTGAAACGTGAAATATTTACATACAACTAGTCCCACATAAGCATAATACAAGGGATCAAAACACATTCCAACAATTGAAACAAATGACTATCAAATGGaacaaattaagaataaatcACTTTTGTTGACATATATAATGGATAATCGTAAAAAGAAATTTAGTGTTTTTAATGAATACTGGTAATAAATTAACATTAGAAGAATTAAGGAAAGAACTCACAATGACCAGGGGTTGAGTTGCCGTAAACAAAGAAGAAAGGGGGAAAAGCTGCTTGAAACCCTAGCGGTGACGAGAACCGTGTGTGGAGAAGAGAGTGGAGAGAGTTAAAGATTGCAGAAATTTAGTAAAGAGTTTAGTTTGTATAAAGGAAATATTCCTTACTTCTATGTCTATATATTTATAAGGAAACAAAGTTGATAAAAGGAGGAGAATTTCGACATTTCATTGCCTTGCACAATCTCAAGTCAAATTTCTAGTCATTTTCATTCCGAATAGAGTTGTCAAAATAGGTCAGTTCAATCTAATTCAGCTTAAGCTATGCGGACCAAGGAATTTGATGGGTTAGGGCGGGCCATCCCTTCATGTTAAAAAGCCTTAAAATGACCATCCCAGCCCAACCTTAGAAGAGTGTCACAGGTAGGGATGGACTAATCCTTCATTGTTTTCAATCTAAATCCGAACTTAAATGTATGTCAATTTGTTAACATTTCTAacaaataattatatgaaaGTACATATTCAACACTAACACATCACTACTAAGCACATTTGAATCAATTCACAAAGTTGTTTTGATTAATATCCTATGCCCCCTTCTTCATCAAGTTTGTAAGAGGTAAATTTGCCTGAATCCGCATTATATCCAAACTCATCTCTCTTTTGAATTGATGATGTGGTAATTTT belongs to Solanum stenotomum isolate F172 chromosome 1, ASM1918654v1, whole genome shotgun sequence and includes:
- the LOC125861266 gene encoding uncharacterized protein LOC125861266 isoform X1: MESLKDNMMTISSDEFENNIMADAEEFSPAIQQQDCGTHKVPDDDFKAVAYKQEWNEVSKLPADYIRREDMEIKDVAMKHVLPFLPGKSLMKFRAVSNEWNHWIVCPLLAYQQSTSFQKLSGYFYQVVDVDFQSDPNFSSLDHSANGIPNPSLGFLPERIKVLSSSSGLLLCQGLESYYVCNPLTEDWKRIPPHQYYHGSDPAVILAFDPQGNIESYFHLVAAVPLLDQPVVFFEIYSSQSNSWSRSSSECLELEDTTLVGGGLYMKGMAYWSTTSNGVLAFDVKNEVAAVLRVPIPPGRYGALTQVKDELSYVTVYNDCGDVFMLDIYGGMDMSLNHSVCINLGHKKSRQTLEEDPFIDNGTVLCSVLPCINCGDDIVVICTTERIYLYYLSGQKVETFMTPGQLNPKRRFIPYTNSLAAIHELKN
- the LOC125861266 gene encoding F-box protein At5g49610-like isoform X2; amino-acid sequence: MESLKDNMMTISSDEFENNIMADAEEFSPAIQQQDCGTHKEWNEVSKLPADYIRREDMEIKDVAMKHVLPFLPGKSLMKFRAVSNEWNHWIVCPLLAYQQSTSFQKLSGYFYQVVDVDFQSDPNFSSLDHSANGIPNPSLGFLPERIKVLSSSSGLLLCQGLESYYVCNPLTEDWKRIPPHQYYHGSDPAVILAFDPQGNIESYFHLVAAVPLLDQPVVFFEIYSSQSNSWSRSSSECLELEDTTLVGGGLYMKGMAYWSTTSNGVLAFDVKNEVAAVLRVPIPPGRYGALTQVKDELSYVTVYNDCGDVFMLDIYGGMDMSLNHSVCINLGHKKSRQTLEEDPFIDNGTVLCSVLPCINCGDDIVVICTTERIYLYYLSGQKVETFMTPGQLNPKRRFIPYTNSLAAIHELKN